The Flavobacteriales bacterium genome has a segment encoding these proteins:
- the dut gene encoding dUTP diphosphatase, producing MKIKIVNQSKHALPEYATEASAGLDLRANIDSPITLNSLERVLVKTGLLIELPIGYEAQVRPRSGLAYKNGVTVLNTPGTIDADYRGEIGVILVNLSNTPFVIEDGERVAQLVIAKHEQAEWSLVEELGTTERGAGGFGSTGKK from the coding sequence ATGAAAATTAAAATTGTAAATCAATCAAAACATGCTTTGCCAGAGTATGCTACTGAAGCATCTGCAGGGTTAGATTTAAGAGCTAATATTGACTCACCAATAACACTTAACTCGTTAGAAAGAGTTTTAGTAAAAACAGGGTTATTGATTGAATTACCTATTGGGTACGAGGCTCAAGTCCGTCCTCGTAGTGGCTTGGCGTATAAAAATGGTGTAACCGTATTAAATACGCCTGGTACAATTGATGCTGATTACCGAGGTGAAATAGGAGTGATATTAGTAAACTTATCCAACACGCCATTTGTAATTGAAGATGGAGAAAGAGTTGCTCAATTGGTAATAGCTAAACACGAACAAGCTGAATGGAGCTTGGTTGAAGAATTAGGAACAACCGAAAGAGGTGCTGGAGGGTTTGGAAGTACAGGAAAGAAATAA
- a CDS encoding four helix bundle protein: MKIYSFEKLIVWKESRKLTKEVYLLSKKFPKEEQFGLTSQVRRAAVSVCSNIAEGSSRSNSKDKARFTEISFGSLLEVLNQLILAVDLEFISMEELNKLRPQIDEIAMMLNGLKKSQLNS; this comes from the coding sequence ATGAAAATTTATTCATTTGAAAAATTAATTGTTTGGAAGGAATCAAGGAAACTAACAAAAGAAGTGTACCTGCTTTCTAAAAAATTCCCAAAAGAAGAACAATTCGGGCTAACCAGTCAAGTAAGAAGAGCAGCTGTTTCTGTTTGCTCAAACATAGCAGAAGGAAGTTCAAGAAGTAATTCAAAGGATAAAGCCAGATTTACAGAAATATCTTTTGGAAGTCTTTTAGAAGTTTTAAATCAGTTAATTTTGGCAGTTGATTTAGAATTTATTTCAATGGAAGAATTAAACAAATTAAGACCTCAAATTGATGAAATAGCAATGATGCTTAATGGGCTAAAAAAGAGCCAACTAAACTCATAA
- a CDS encoding NTP transferase domain-containing protein — protein MKIIVPMAGRGSRLRPHTLTIPKPLLPVGGKPIVQRLVEDITKVCGEPVDEIAFIIGDFGVEVEKNLVAVAESLGAKGSIYYQEEALGTAHAILCAKDSLKGNVVVAFADTLFRADFTLDSSADGIIWVNQIDDPSAFGVVKLNSDNVITDFVEKPTEFVSDLAIIGIYYFKDGAYLKDELQYLIDNNIKEKGEFQLTNALENMKQKGTKFVPGKVDEWLDCGNYKATVYTNQRVLEFIKNDLKHDSSLVKDNSVIIEPCYIGKNVKLKNAVVGPHVSIGDNVEISHSVIENTIIQSNTKIKNANIAASMIGNHVKVEQKQQEISIGDYTELY, from the coding sequence ATGAAAATAATAGTACCAATGGCAGGAAGAGGTTCTCGATTAAGACCTCACACGCTAACCATACCAAAACCATTATTGCCAGTTGGAGGAAAACCAATTGTACAACGATTAGTTGAAGACATTACTAAAGTTTGTGGCGAACCCGTTGATGAAATTGCTTTTATTATTGGCGATTTTGGTGTTGAAGTAGAAAAAAACTTAGTGGCTGTTGCCGAAAGTTTAGGGGCAAAAGGGAGTATATATTACCAAGAAGAAGCGTTGGGAACAGCTCACGCTATTTTGTGCGCAAAAGACAGTTTAAAAGGTAACGTTGTTGTTGCTTTTGCCGACACACTTTTTAGAGCCGATTTTACTTTAGATAGCAGTGCTGATGGAATAATTTGGGTAAATCAAATTGACGACCCAAGTGCTTTTGGTGTGGTAAAATTAAATAGCGACAATGTGATAACAGATTTTGTAGAAAAACCAACAGAATTTGTATCGGATTTGGCAATTATTGGAATTTATTATTTTAAAGATGGTGCTTACCTTAAAGATGAGCTACAATATTTAATAGATAATAACATCAAAGAAAAAGGCGAGTTTCAATTGACCAATGCTTTGGAGAACATGAAACAAAAAGGCACAAAATTTGTCCCTGGTAAAGTAGATGAATGGTTAGATTGTGGCAATTATAAGGCGACTGTTTATACTAATCAACGTGTTTTGGAGTTTATTAAGAATGATTTAAAGCATGATTCATCACTTGTTAAAGACAATAGTGTGATAATTGAGCCATGTTACATCGGTAAAAATGTGAAATTAAAAAATGCGGTAGTTGGTCCACACGTTTCTATTGGCGATAATGTTGAAATTAGTCATTCTGTAATTGAAAACACCATTATACAATCGAATACTAAAATCAAAAATGCTAACATTGCAGCTTCGATGATAGGAAACCATGTAAAAGTGGAACAAAAACAACAAGAAATTAGTATTGGCGATTATACAGAGTTGTATTAG